One window from the genome of Nitrosospira multiformis encodes:
- a CDS encoding peptidylprolyl isomerase — protein MHIIKLLTALSLLFSTITTAYAANPQVEIKTNFGTIVLELYPDKAPKTVGNFLSYVKDGYYTGTVFHRVIPGFMIQGGGFDKTLRQKPARQPVENEAANGLRNEIGTVAMARTSDPHSASAQFFINVANNAFLNHTAPTPQGYGYTVFGKVVKGMEIVNKIADTPTGPAGPFPSDVPKVTVVIEEVRLIAAEPSAAASTPTK, from the coding sequence ATGCATATCATCAAACTTCTCACTGCTCTCTCACTTCTTTTCAGTACTATCACAACGGCTTACGCTGCCAATCCCCAGGTTGAAATCAAGACCAATTTCGGCACTATAGTGCTGGAACTCTATCCGGATAAAGCACCGAAGACGGTAGGAAATTTCTTAAGCTACGTGAAGGATGGTTACTATACAGGCACCGTGTTTCACCGGGTCATCCCTGGATTCATGATTCAGGGCGGCGGCTTCGATAAGACGCTCAGACAAAAGCCGGCAAGACAACCCGTTGAGAATGAAGCGGCCAATGGCCTCAGGAACGAGATTGGGACCGTTGCCATGGCCCGCACGTCGGATCCGCATTCGGCCTCGGCACAGTTTTTTATCAATGTCGCCAATAACGCTTTTCTTAACCATACCGCGCCTACGCCACAGGGCTATGGTTATACCGTATTTGGAAAAGTCGTGAAGGGAATGGAGATCGTCAACAAGATCGCAGACACGCCCACCGGTCCGGCGGGACCTTTCCCAAGCGATGTCCCTAAGGTAACCGTGGTCATCGAAGAAGTCAGACTCATCGCGGCGGAACCCTCTGCCGCAGCCAGCACCCCCACCAAATAA
- a CDS encoding L,D-transpeptidase family protein: protein MKSQNCPVSLKRDRLSVKTTITTAALAAYCLAIPGVLASENSILTELPMAGPETALVKSLQEIAESRMDSALNGIEQLLKTNPNFRLAQLIKGDLLLARARPINNMGDTGGMPQQDIADLREEARARMQHHRESVPRNATPKYLLQMQPEQKYAIIADTRRSRLYMYQNVRGEARYLADYYISSGKNGSQKLKEGDKKTPVGVYFITANLPREKLTDFYGSGAFPINYPNEWDKRHGRNGYGIWLHGTPSNTYSRPPRASDGCVVLSNQDLNAVGATLQVGITPIIISDEMEWVKPDDTVILRNRLTQKLESWRRDWESGNIEAYIRHYGRNFSSGDQGLAEWIQHKRQVNAAKSWIKVGISNVGMFLYPGRDDLVVVNFDQEYSSNNLSNKMKKRQYWMKENKEGSWKIIYESAA, encoded by the coding sequence ATGAAATCGCAAAATTGCCCTGTTTCCCTGAAACGGGATCGTCTATCCGTAAAAACCACGATTACCACAGCCGCACTGGCAGCATACTGTCTCGCAATCCCCGGCGTACTCGCAAGTGAAAACTCAATCTTGACGGAACTCCCCATGGCCGGGCCGGAAACGGCGCTCGTCAAAAGCTTGCAGGAAATCGCCGAGAGCCGCATGGATTCCGCTTTGAACGGAATCGAGCAATTACTCAAGACCAACCCCAATTTCCGGCTTGCGCAATTGATCAAGGGTGACCTGCTGCTGGCTCGTGCCCGCCCCATCAATAATATGGGCGATACGGGAGGGATGCCACAACAGGACATTGCCGATCTGCGTGAGGAGGCGCGCGCCAGAATGCAGCATCACCGGGAATCGGTCCCGCGTAATGCGACACCTAAATATCTGCTGCAAATGCAGCCGGAGCAAAAATACGCAATCATTGCCGATACCCGCAGATCCCGGCTTTATATGTACCAGAATGTTCGTGGGGAAGCCCGTTATCTTGCCGATTATTACATCAGCAGCGGCAAGAATGGCTCACAGAAACTGAAGGAAGGTGACAAGAAAACGCCTGTCGGAGTGTATTTCATCACTGCCAATCTGCCACGTGAAAAACTTACGGATTTCTACGGCAGCGGTGCATTTCCTATCAATTATCCCAACGAGTGGGATAAGCGCCACGGGCGCAATGGTTATGGCATCTGGCTGCATGGAACGCCCTCAAACACCTACAGCCGCCCGCCTCGCGCCAGCGATGGGTGCGTAGTACTCTCCAATCAGGATCTGAATGCGGTGGGTGCGACCTTGCAAGTCGGCATCACTCCCATCATCATCAGTGACGAAATGGAATGGGTAAAACCTGATGATACAGTCATACTCCGCAACAGATTGACGCAAAAACTGGAAAGCTGGCGGCGTGATTGGGAGAGTGGGAATATCGAGGCATATATCAGGCACTATGGACGGAATTTCTCCAGCGGCGACCAGGGCCTGGCTGAATGGATACAGCACAAACGCCAGGTGAATGCCGCCAAAAGCTGGATCAAGGTGGGTATCAGCAATGTCGGCATGTTTCTTTACCCCGGCAGGGACGACCTGGTAGTCGTCAATTTCGATCAGGAATATTCCAGCAACAACCTGTCCAACAAAATGAAAAAACGCCAATACTGGATGAAGGAAAACAAAGAAGGCTCATGGAAAATTATCTATGAAAGTGCGGCATAG
- a CDS encoding nuclear transport factor 2 family protein, which yields MKSLNFHRANASMTACAVVLLMAAAATFADESEEVAKLYKQGNLGKALEQADAYLATRPKDAQMRFQKGLILTEQNRIADATKVFSSLSEEYPDLPEPYNNLAVLYASQGQYDKAKSALEAAIRTHPSYSTAHENLGDIYAKMASQAYGKALQLDKSNATAQTKLAMIKELVTTNRPKGVQPAALPAGKPSVTGPEKIAGKAPEKVPDNISATAEKPVPEKAPLAEKPASEKPAVADNDSKEILKAINAWAKAWSDKDASTYLAFYASDFHTPRGTSRPAWEKSRRERIGKPKSIHVEITHPKISFTNTAHATVSFRQSYHSDAIKSTTTKTIEMVKTGEKWLIQQEQVGR from the coding sequence ATGAAATCGCTAAATTTTCACCGGGCCAATGCGTCCATGACCGCCTGTGCCGTCGTCTTGCTGATGGCGGCTGCTGCCACGTTTGCCGATGAAAGCGAGGAAGTTGCCAAACTTTATAAGCAGGGTAATCTGGGCAAAGCGCTGGAACAAGCAGATGCCTATCTTGCCACCCGGCCCAAGGACGCCCAAATGCGCTTCCAGAAGGGGTTGATCCTTACCGAGCAAAACAGGATTGCCGATGCCACCAAGGTATTTTCTTCACTATCGGAAGAGTATCCGGATCTGCCCGAGCCCTATAATAATCTTGCCGTGCTTTACGCCAGCCAGGGCCAGTATGACAAGGCCAAGAGTGCGCTGGAAGCAGCGATACGCACGCATCCCAGTTATTCCACCGCGCACGAGAATCTCGGTGACATATACGCGAAGATGGCGAGTCAGGCATATGGCAAGGCTTTACAGCTGGACAAGAGTAATGCCACCGCGCAGACCAAGCTCGCAATGATCAAAGAGCTGGTCACGACGAACCGGCCCAAAGGCGTTCAACCCGCCGCCCTGCCAGCAGGCAAGCCATCGGTAACAGGTCCTGAAAAAATTGCGGGGAAAGCGCCGGAGAAGGTTCCGGACAATATTTCGGCAACCGCCGAAAAACCGGTGCCCGAAAAAGCTCCTCTTGCTGAAAAACCGGCTTCGGAAAAACCAGCAGTCGCGGATAACGACTCTAAAGAAATCCTTAAGGCAATCAATGCCTGGGCCAAGGCATGGTCGGATAAGGATGCCAGCACGTACCTCGCATTTTACGCAAGTGACTTCCATACCCCCCGTGGCACCTCGCGCCCGGCATGGGAGAAAAGCCGCCGGGAGCGCATCGGCAAGCCAAAGTCTATCCATGTCGAAATCACCCATCCCAAAATCAGCTTCACCAATACCGCGCACGCCACGGTAAGCTTCAGGCAATCGTATCACTCGGATGCGATCAAAAGCACCACCACCAAAACCATTGAGATGGTCAAGACAGGGGAAAAGTGGCTGATACAGCAGGAGCAGGTCGGACGATGA
- the cysS gene encoding cysteine--tRNA ligase encodes MLKIHNSLVREKQDFVPLTPGSVRIYVCGITVYDYCHLGHARMMVVFDMVVRWLRASGLDVTYVRNITDIDDKIIKRAQENNEPIETLTARFIQAMEEDAVALGVVPPTCEPRATGHVERMVAMIHTLLDKGLAYAAANGDVYYAVHRFPGYGKLSGKSLDDLRAGERVIIDPYKKDPLDFVLWKAAKPGEPRWDSPWGRGRPGWHIECSAMSEHFLGEHFDIHGGGQDLQFPHHENEIAQSEGAHDHPFVNYWMHNGFVRVDDEKMSKSLGNFFTVREILDRYQPEVVRFFILRAHYRSPLNYSDQHLEDAKRALDRLYTALKGSEQGGEISESAEVIDWSEAPARRFREAMNDDFNTPDAIAVLFDLANEINKTGSPVDVVLLRALGGVLGLLQQDSQQYFQDAVIMRDPAFTQERIERMIQQRLIARTNKDYGESDRIRKELLDAGIILEDGSQGTAWRRA; translated from the coding sequence ATGCTCAAGATTCATAATTCGCTCGTAAGAGAAAAACAGGATTTCGTTCCCCTGACGCCCGGCAGCGTTAGAATATATGTCTGTGGCATAACAGTCTATGATTATTGCCATCTCGGTCACGCACGCATGATGGTGGTATTCGATATGGTGGTGCGCTGGTTGCGGGCCAGCGGCCTTGATGTCACTTATGTGCGCAACATCACTGATATTGACGACAAAATCATCAAACGTGCGCAGGAAAACAATGAGCCCATCGAAACCCTGACTGCTCGTTTTATTCAGGCGATGGAGGAAGATGCCGTCGCGCTCGGAGTCGTGCCACCTACTTGCGAGCCGCGAGCTACCGGGCATGTGGAAAGAATGGTCGCCATGATCCATACCCTGCTGGATAAGGGTCTCGCCTACGCCGCAGCCAATGGCGATGTATATTATGCTGTGCATCGATTCCCGGGTTATGGAAAGCTTTCGGGGAAATCGCTTGACGATTTGCGAGCGGGGGAGCGCGTGATCATCGATCCATACAAGAAAGATCCGCTGGATTTCGTGTTATGGAAAGCCGCCAAGCCCGGCGAGCCCCGGTGGGATTCGCCCTGGGGCAGGGGGCGTCCCGGCTGGCATATCGAATGCTCGGCAATGAGCGAACATTTTCTGGGCGAGCATTTCGACATACACGGCGGGGGCCAGGACTTGCAGTTCCCGCATCATGAAAACGAAATTGCGCAAAGCGAAGGCGCGCATGATCATCCTTTCGTCAACTACTGGATGCACAACGGTTTCGTGCGTGTCGATGATGAGAAAATGTCCAAGTCGCTGGGCAATTTTTTCACTGTACGTGAAATACTTGATCGCTACCAACCGGAAGTGGTGCGTTTCTTTATTTTGCGTGCGCATTATCGCAGCCCGCTGAATTATTCCGACCAGCATCTGGAGGATGCCAAACGTGCACTCGACCGGCTTTACACGGCCCTGAAAGGAAGTGAGCAGGGAGGTGAGATAAGCGAGTCTGCCGAGGTAATAGACTGGAGCGAGGCTCCGGCACGGCGTTTCAGGGAAGCGATGAACGACGACTTCAACACCCCGGACGCCATCGCTGTACTGTTTGATCTTGCCAACGAAATTAACAAGACCGGTTCACCCGTGGATGTGGTATTGCTGAGAGCCTTGGGCGGTGTACTGGGGCTGCTGCAACAGGATTCACAGCAATATTTCCAGGATGCCGTGATTATGAGAGATCCCGCCTTTACCCAGGAACGCATTGAACGAATGATTCAACAGCGCCTCATCGCCCGTACCAATAAAGATTATGGTGAATCCGACCGTATCCGCAAGGAACTGCTGGATGCCGGCATTATTCTGGAGGATGGATCTCAGGGCACCGCTTGGCGGCGAGCATAA
- a CDS encoding DUF5675 family protein has product MEIRVERTDFSENSTIGKLYVDDQFECYTLEDKVRPVKIKGKTAIAAGRYEVIINYSQRFGRLLPLLLNVPNFEGVRIHPGNTAADTEGCILVGQTKDAGFIGQSRLAFEQLFTKLKAASETEKIFIEIA; this is encoded by the coding sequence ATGGAAATACGGGTAGAGAGAACAGATTTTTCGGAGAATAGCACGATCGGCAAGCTATACGTGGATGATCAATTTGAGTGCTACACGTTGGAAGATAAAGTCAGGCCGGTTAAGATCAAGGGGAAGACAGCCATCGCTGCGGGACGCTATGAAGTCATTATTAATTACTCACAGCGATTTGGCCGCCTGCTGCCACTTCTTCTGAATGTGCCCAACTTTGAGGGGGTGCGGATACACCCCGGAAATACAGCCGCGGATACGGAGGGATGTATACTGGTGGGGCAGACGAAGGATGCGGGATTCATCGGCCAAAGCCGACTCGCTTTCGAGCAGCTTTTCACTAAATTGAAAGCCGCATCCGAGACCGAAAAAATATTCATCGAGATAGCATAG
- a CDS encoding EI24 domain-containing protein — protein sequence MIPVLDALSRAFRDLFRFQVLWIVIWPILVAALLWFILGVVFWSTFSGWIASGLTAIGIQTWLEGVEPRWIAYGIQGVAHLILFVPLVFITALVITALFAMPALVHLVADRDYPQLERENNGGITGSLLNALLAIGIFIAIWLATIPLWLVGAGVVVPFIAAAYLNQRLFRYDALAEHARREEMGTIFSTCRPSLWCLGLLTGLVQFIPFFNLFAPVLAALAFVHFGLARLVELRHRPGAG from the coding sequence ATGATCCCCGTACTCGATGCGCTTTCGCGCGCCTTCCGCGATTTGTTCCGGTTTCAGGTCTTGTGGATTGTCATCTGGCCAATCCTGGTGGCCGCTTTGCTGTGGTTTATTCTGGGTGTGGTTTTCTGGAGCACTTTCTCGGGATGGATCGCAAGCGGGCTCACGGCGATCGGCATTCAAACCTGGCTTGAAGGCGTAGAACCGAGGTGGATTGCATATGGAATTCAGGGTGTGGCACATCTGATTCTTTTTGTGCCACTGGTTTTTATTACGGCGCTGGTGATTACCGCCTTGTTTGCCATGCCAGCGCTGGTTCATCTGGTAGCGGATCGTGATTACCCGCAACTTGAACGTGAAAATAACGGCGGCATTACAGGGAGCCTGCTCAATGCCCTGCTCGCCATCGGCATCTTTATCGCCATATGGCTTGCCACCATTCCATTGTGGCTGGTCGGCGCGGGGGTAGTTGTGCCATTTATTGCCGCAGCATATCTGAACCAGCGTTTGTTCCGTTATGACGCGCTCGCGGAGCACGCGCGCCGCGAAGAGATGGGGACGATATTTTCAACCTGTCGCCCGTCGCTTTGGTGCCTGGGTCTGCTAACCGGTCTGGTACAATTCATACCATTTTTCAATCTGTTTGCGCCAGTGCTGGCGGCCCTGGCTTTCGTTCATTTCGGTCTGGCGCGCCTCGTGGAACTGCGTCATCGACCGGGTGCAGGATAG